The Desulfovibrio sp. Fe33 genome includes a window with the following:
- a CDS encoding LysR family transcriptional regulator: MNFTKLLYFKTIVEQGQISRAARVLHMSQPPLSQRLKELEEELDVTLIERSGTNWAVTSEGKALYQRALDILDLVNGIPDEIQASRLGVEGLVTIGCTTLSITLLTEFILHLNKLHPRIRTRLLIDDSTVLKHKLLEHAIDFCVTILPYTETRLHLAPLKPTPSMLVVPPSMAEPPFTRASAPGAQLDIRELHDKPLVIFRRFDGGGTYMKTMDFFHEYEVKPRIIMDSPDGRILLDMLEQGLEAMAMVPGSEIPEHIRKNFVLCNLPDFFPKVHPCLARVDNRYLPRASRTAWKELCAFVSRTDPGLEIASPESTG; encoded by the coding sequence ATGAACTTCACCAAGCTGCTGTACTTCAAGACGATCGTTGAACAGGGACAGATCAGCCGCGCGGCCCGCGTCCTGCACATGTCCCAACCGCCGCTCAGCCAGCGCCTCAAGGAGCTGGAAGAGGAACTGGACGTCACACTCATCGAACGCTCGGGCACCAACTGGGCCGTCACCAGCGAGGGCAAGGCCCTGTATCAGCGCGCCCTGGACATCCTGGACCTGGTCAACGGCATCCCCGACGAAATCCAGGCATCGCGGCTGGGCGTGGAGGGGCTGGTCACCATCGGCTGCACCACCCTGTCCATCACCCTGCTCACCGAATTCATCCTCCATCTGAACAAGCTCCACCCCCGCATCCGCACCCGGTTGCTCATCGACGACAGCACTGTGCTGAAGCACAAGCTGCTTGAGCACGCCATCGACTTCTGCGTGACCATCCTGCCGTACACGGAAACCCGGCTGCACTTGGCACCGCTCAAGCCCACCCCGTCCATGCTCGTGGTCCCCCCGTCCATGGCCGAACCACCGTTCACGAGGGCTTCGGCTCCCGGCGCGCAGCTGGACATCCGGGAACTCCACGACAAGCCCCTCGTCATCTTCCGGCGTTTCGACGGCGGCGGCACCTACATGAAGACCATGGACTTCTTCCATGAATACGAGGTCAAACCGCGCATCATCATGGACAGCCCGGACGGGCGCATTCTCCTAGACATGCTGGAACAGGGGCTGGAGGCCATGGCCATGGTCCCCGGCAGCGAAATACCGGAACACATCCGCAAAAACTTTGTTCTATGCAACCTGCCGGACTTCTTCCCGAAGGTTCACCCCTGCCTGGCACGGGTCGATAACCGCTACCTGCCCCGCGCCTCCAGGACCGCCTGGAAGGAATTGTGCGCCTTCGTCAGCCGGACCGACCCCGGACTGGAAATCGCATCCCCGGAAAGTACCGGTTAA
- a CDS encoding molybdopterin-binding protein gives MKTVPVQDAVGMVLCHDMTRIVPGETKGPAFRKGHVITEADIPGMLEIGKEHVYVLDLKEGQVHEDEAARRIAEAAAGPGITLSGVSEGRVNFEAAPGLLSVNVEALNRINSIEEVVLATMHDGQQVTEPRAVAGTRVVPLVVREEKILRVEAICAEYGHVVSVRPFRSLKVGVVTTGNEVFSGRIKDRFGPVIRKKFTRLGSSVMGQRLTSDDPAMTRDAILAYAAEGAEMIVVTGGMSVDPDDQTPTAIRATGAEIVTYGSPTFPGVMFLLAYLDGVPILGLPGCVMYYRASIFDLVVPRLLAGETVAREDIVALGHGGFCAACDVCRYPVCPFGK, from the coding sequence ATGAAGACCGTACCTGTTCAAGACGCCGTGGGCATGGTCCTGTGCCATGACATGACCCGCATCGTGCCCGGTGAAACCAAAGGCCCGGCCTTTCGCAAGGGGCATGTGATCACCGAAGCGGATATCCCCGGTATGCTGGAGATCGGCAAGGAGCATGTCTACGTCCTCGATTTGAAGGAAGGGCAGGTCCACGAGGACGAGGCCGCCCGGCGCATCGCCGAAGCCGCCGCCGGGCCGGGCATCACCCTGTCCGGAGTCAGCGAGGGGCGCGTCAACTTCGAGGCGGCGCCGGGGCTGCTCAGCGTCAACGTGGAGGCGTTGAATCGGATCAACTCCATTGAGGAGGTCGTCCTGGCCACCATGCACGACGGTCAGCAGGTGACCGAACCGCGCGCCGTGGCCGGGACCCGCGTGGTGCCGCTGGTGGTTCGGGAAGAAAAGATACTCCGGGTGGAGGCCATTTGCGCCGAGTACGGCCACGTGGTGTCGGTCCGTCCGTTCCGGTCCCTCAAGGTCGGAGTGGTGACCACCGGAAACGAGGTCTTCAGCGGCAGGATCAAGGACCGTTTCGGCCCCGTCATCCGCAAGAAGTTTACCCGGCTCGGCTCTTCGGTCATGGGGCAGCGGCTGACCTCGGACGACCCGGCCATGACCCGCGACGCGATCCTGGCCTATGCCGCCGAAGGGGCGGAGATGATCGTGGTCACCGGCGGCATGTCCGTGGACCCCGACGACCAGACTCCGACGGCCATCCGGGCGACCGGGGCGGAGATAGTCACCTACGGCTCCCCCACCTTTCCGGGCGTGATGTTTCTTCTCGCCTACCTGGACGGCGTTCCCATTCTCGGGTTGCCGGGCTGCGTCATGTACTACCGCGCCTCGATCTTCGATCTGGTGGTCCCCCGTCTGCTGGCCGGGGAGACCGTCGCCAGGGAGGATATAGTGGCCTTGGGACACGGCGGCTTCTGCGCGGCCTGCGATGTCTGCCGCTACCCCGTCTGCCCCTTCGGCAAATAG
- a CDS encoding molybdopterin-dependent aldehyde oxidoreductase codes for MLKKMVLNINNVDRMITFDPEDTLANTLRKLGLTGTKVGCEAGQCGICSVILNGKVIRSCVKKMDKVPENSLVTTIEGVGTPGHLHPLQLSWMVHGGAQCGICTPGFIVSAKGLLDTNPDPTREEVRDWFQKHRNACRCTGYKPQVDSVMDAARVLRGEISMDDLAFKLPEGQTLYNTKSPKPTALAKVTGLCDYGADINMKLPDGVLHLGLAHARISHANLLSVDTSEAEKMPGVYRVLTARDIEGTNRVNGLTFSPTNKSDGLERALLADTKICQYGDVLAIVAADTEAHARAAADAVKAEYEPLYAYMNGLEAVAEDAVEIHPGTPNLYCEMPCIKGGETGGIMEKAAHVVEGGFYVQRQPHLVLEPDVGLAYPDADGGFVVQCKHQFLQAVPLMVADAVGIEPDRIRMILNPAGGSFGSKMSPITEALLLAAVKATGKPVCLHMDYAQQSFFSGKRSTGFFNCRLAADEKGYLQAMEYDFLFDHGAYHDGTSDPLIEKGFRWCGAGLYIPNIRGVGRICASNHAWGTAFRAFGSPQSYMASESLADMLAEKIGMDPLEFRYINTYRPGTTMTSGCEMDVHPFPTLIDMMRPKYKAALERARKEDTPEKRRGVGISLGMYDCSFAAHDTAEIDVELNSDGSITHYSGWHDMGQGADAGAMALAHKAFEPLGLKPENIRLVMNDTAITPFTGAAAGSRSHYMAGKATIDGANKLMDAMRKPDGTYRTYQEMVDENIPVKYRGNASTVGYSEACDYNTMQGDPNPTHTYGVFMSEVEVDAATGKTKVLKMTLTADFGVIGNKLAVDGQVYGGLAQGVGLALSEDFVDPSRDVTLKAQGFPYIKDVPDDIEVEYLETPRPSGPFGSAGCAELSLTSPHVSIVNAIYNATGVRIFELPATPDKVLDGIKALERGEKLPVHEWYYLGSEMNEKLEELRSNPVVGPAH; via the coding sequence ATGTTGAAAAAAATGGTGCTTAACATCAACAACGTTGATCGCATGATCACCTTCGACCCGGAGGACACCCTGGCCAATACCCTGCGCAAGCTGGGGTTGACGGGTACCAAGGTCGGTTGCGAGGCCGGACAGTGCGGCATCTGTTCCGTGATTCTGAACGGCAAGGTGATCCGCTCCTGCGTCAAGAAGATGGACAAGGTGCCGGAGAACAGTCTCGTCACGACCATCGAGGGCGTGGGGACGCCCGGCCATCTGCATCCGCTGCAACTTTCCTGGATGGTGCATGGCGGCGCGCAGTGCGGCATCTGCACCCCCGGATTCATCGTTTCCGCCAAGGGATTGCTGGACACCAATCCCGATCCCACCCGGGAGGAGGTACGCGACTGGTTCCAGAAGCACCGCAACGCCTGCCGTTGCACGGGGTACAAGCCCCAGGTGGATTCGGTTATGGACGCGGCCAGGGTGTTGCGCGGTGAAATTTCCATGGACGATCTCGCCTTCAAGCTTCCCGAAGGCCAGACCCTCTACAACACGAAAAGCCCCAAGCCCACGGCTCTGGCCAAGGTTACCGGCCTGTGCGACTACGGCGCGGACATCAACATGAAGCTGCCCGACGGCGTGCTGCACCTGGGGCTGGCCCACGCCCGGATATCCCACGCCAACCTGCTCTCCGTGGACACCTCCGAGGCCGAGAAGATGCCGGGCGTGTACCGCGTGCTCACGGCCAGGGATATCGAAGGGACCAATCGGGTCAACGGGCTGACCTTTTCCCCGACCAACAAGAGCGACGGGCTGGAGCGCGCTCTGCTGGCCGACACCAAGATATGCCAGTACGGCGACGTGTTGGCTATCGTCGCGGCGGACACCGAGGCTCACGCCCGCGCCGCCGCCGACGCGGTCAAGGCGGAGTACGAACCGCTGTACGCCTACATGAACGGGCTGGAAGCCGTGGCCGAGGACGCCGTGGAAATCCATCCCGGCACCCCGAACCTGTATTGCGAGATGCCCTGCATCAAGGGCGGGGAGACCGGCGGGATCATGGAAAAGGCGGCCCATGTGGTCGAGGGCGGCTTCTACGTGCAGCGCCAGCCCCACCTCGTGCTCGAACCCGACGTCGGGCTGGCCTATCCCGACGCGGACGGCGGCTTCGTGGTCCAGTGCAAGCATCAGTTCCTTCAGGCCGTGCCGCTGATGGTCGCCGACGCCGTGGGCATCGAGCCGGACCGGATCAGGATGATTCTCAACCCGGCGGGCGGCAGCTTCGGCTCCAAGATGAGTCCCATCACCGAGGCCCTGCTTCTGGCCGCGGTCAAGGCCACCGGCAAGCCCGTGTGCCTGCACATGGACTACGCCCAGCAGTCCTTTTTCAGCGGCAAGCGTTCCACCGGCTTCTTCAACTGCCGGTTGGCCGCCGACGAGAAGGGATATCTCCAGGCCATGGAATACGACTTCCTGTTCGACCACGGAGCGTATCACGACGGCACCTCGGACCCGCTCATAGAAAAGGGCTTCCGCTGGTGCGGCGCGGGGCTGTATATTCCGAATATTCGCGGAGTGGGCCGCATCTGCGCGTCCAACCACGCCTGGGGTACGGCCTTCCGCGCCTTCGGTTCGCCCCAATCGTACATGGCCAGCGAATCTCTGGCCGACATGTTGGCCGAGAAGATCGGCATGGACCCCCTTGAGTTCCGTTACATAAACACCTACCGGCCCGGGACGACCATGACTTCCGGCTGCGAGATGGACGTGCACCCCTTCCCCACGCTCATCGACATGATGCGGCCCAAGTACAAGGCCGCGCTGGAACGGGCCAGGAAGGAGGACACCCCGGAGAAGCGTCGCGGCGTGGGCATTTCGCTCGGCATGTACGACTGCTCCTTCGCGGCCCACGATACGGCGGAGATCGACGTGGAGCTGAACTCCGACGGGTCCATCACCCACTATAGCGGCTGGCACGACATGGGACAGGGAGCCGACGCGGGCGCCATGGCCCTGGCGCACAAGGCGTTCGAGCCGCTGGGTCTCAAGCCGGAAAATATCCGCCTCGTCATGAACGACACGGCGATCACCCCCTTCACCGGGGCGGCGGCGGGCAGCCGGTCGCACTATATGGCGGGCAAGGCGACCATCGACGGCGCGAACAAACTCATGGACGCCATGCGCAAGCCCGACGGCACCTACCGTACCTACCAGGAGATGGTGGACGAGAACATCCCGGTGAAATACCGGGGCAATGCCTCCACAGTGGGCTATTCCGAAGCGTGCGACTACAACACCATGCAGGGCGACCCCAACCCGACCCATACCTACGGGGTGTTCATGTCCGAGGTCGAGGTGGACGCAGCCACGGGCAAGACCAAGGTGCTCAAGATGACCCTGACCGCCGACTTCGGCGTCATCGGCAACAAGCTGGCCGTGGACGGACAGGTTTACGGCGGCCTCGCCCAGGGTGTGGGGCTGGCCCTGTCCGAAGACTTCGTCGATCCGTCCCGGGACGTGACCCTCAAGGCCCAGGGCTTCCCCTACATCAAGGACGTCCCGGACGACATCGAGGTGGAGTATCTGGAAACGCCGCGTCCTTCGGGGCCTTTCGGTTCCGCCGGTTGCGCCGAACTCTCCCTGACTTCGCCGCATGTCTCCATCGTCAACGCCATCTACAACGCCACGGGCGTGCGCATTTTCGAGCTGCCCGCCACTCCGGACAAGGTGCTCGACGGCATCAAGGCGCTGGAGAGGGGCGAGAAACTGCCCGTGCATGAATGGTACTACCTCGGCAGCGAGATGAACGAGAAGCTGGAGGAATTGCGCAGCAACCCCGTCGTGGGTCCGGCGCATTAA